The following coding sequences lie in one Arachis stenosperma cultivar V10309 chromosome 5, arast.V10309.gnm1.PFL2, whole genome shotgun sequence genomic window:
- the LOC130980167 gene encoding protein DETOXIFICATION 54, producing MGDNKVVDFFSHKFPTTAQVVEELKELWGMALPITAMNLLVFVRAVVSVLFLGRLGPLELAGGALSIGFTNITGYSVLVGLAAGLEPVCSQAYGSKNWELLSLSLQRMVVILLMAIVPISLLWLNLEGIMVFMGQDIRITKMAALYCFYSLPDLLTNTLLQPLRVFLRSQKVTKPMMYCSLVAVVFHVPLNYVLVVVVGLGVPGVAMASVVTNLNMVVLMAVYVIVWRKKEMVMKWGGMKKIRGPGEMWELMRMAVPSCLMICLEWWWYEIVTVMAGYLENPTVAVAATGILIQTTSMMYTLPMALAGCVSARVGNELGAGRPYKAKLAAIVALGCAFLIGFINVTWTVILKQRWAGLFTTDEAVKALVASVMPIMGLCELGNCPQTTGCGILRGTARPVIGAHVNLGSFYIVGTPVAVSLAFWFKIGFSGLWFGLLSAQAACAVSILYVVIAKTDWEAEALKAEKLTRVVEIGPCNNNSSNRNENYNEDFERENEESMRLLVIGNGNKDDIC from the exons ATGGGAGACAACAAAGTCGTGGACTTTTTCTCCCACAAGTTCCCAACCACCGCTCAG GTAGTGGAAGAACTGAAGGAGCTGTGGGGCATGGCGTTGCCAATCACAGCCATGAACTTATTAGTGTTCGTTCGTGCCGTTGTTTCGGTTCTCTTCCTCGGAAGACTGGGCCCATTGGAGCTAGCAGGTGGAGCACTGTCCATAGGCTTTACCAACATAACAGGGTACTCTGTTCTGGTGGGCCTAGCAGCGGGCCTAGAGCCGGTGTGCTCGCAGGCCTACGGCAGCAAGAACTGGGAGCTTCTGTCTCTTTCTCTGCAGCGCATGGTGGTGATTCTCCTGATGGCAATAGTCCCCATAAGCCTTCTGTGGCTGAACCTGGAAGGGATCATGGTTTTCATGGGGCAAGACATAAGAATCACAAAAATGGCAGCGCTATACTGTTTCTACTCTCTGCCAGACCTTTTAACAAACACGTTGTTGCAGCCACTGAGAGTGTTCTTGAGGTCGCAGAAGGTGACGAAGCCAATGATGTACTGCTCGCTGGTGGCGGTGGTGTTCCACGTGCCGCTGAACTACgtgctggtggtggtggtggggcTGGGGGTGCCGGGGGTGGCGATGGCGTCGGTGGTGACGAACCTGAACATGGTGGTGCTGATGGCGGTGTACGTGATAGTGTGGAGAAAGAAGGAGATGGTGATGAAGTGGGGAGGGATGAAGAAGATTCGAGGGCCTGGAGAGATGTGGGAGTTGATGAGAATGGCGGTGCCGAGTTGCTTGATGATATGTTTGGAGTGGTGGTGGTATGAGATTGTGACAGTGATGGCTGGCTATTTGGAGAATCCAACAGTTGCAGTGGCTGCCACTGGGATTCTCATTCAGACTACTAGCATGATGTACACTCTCCCTATGGCCCTTGCTGGCTGTGTTTCTGCCAGG GTTGGGAATGAGCTTGGAGCAGGCAGACCATACAAAGCAAAGCTAGCAGCCATTGTTGCCCTAGGATGTGCCTTTCTCATTGGCTTCATCAATGTCACATGGACTGTCATCCTTAAACAAAGGTGGGCCGGGCTTTTCACAACCGACGAGGCGGTTAAAGCCCTGGTTGCGTCGGTCATGCCAATTATGGGCTTGTGCGAGCTGGGTAATTGCCCACAGACCACGGGCTGTGGCATATTGCGTGGCACAGCCCGTCCGGTCATAGGGGCCCATGTCAATTTGGGATCCTTCTACATTGTGGGAACCCCTGTGGCTGTGAGCCTGGCATTTTGGTTTAAGATTGGGTTTAGTGGGCTTTGGTTTGGGCTTCTGTCGGCCCAAGCGGCGTGTGCCGTGTCAATCCTGTATGTTGTGATTGCAAAGACGGATTGGGAAGCTGAAGCCCTCAAGGCTGAGAAGCTCACAAGGGTGGTGGAGATTGGTCCATGCAATAATAATAGTAGCAATAGGAATGAGAATTACAATGAAGATTTTGAGAGAGAGAATGAAGAAAGCATGAGGTTGTTGGTGATTGGGAATGGGAACAAAGATGACATTTGTTGA